One Microlunatus soli genomic window carries:
- a CDS encoding Gfo/Idh/MocA family protein produces the protein MNDLTTHPHKHGPIRFGVIGSGYRTGAFVRIAERLPDRFTCEGVVTRTEARADEILENWQVPAYTDLGTFLERHPVDFMITSTPISVTPDVIADLVGREVPVLAETPPAKDVESLRSLWSTVGGSGLVQVAEQYPFAPGNAARRALLDTDVLGRVTWAEVSSTQWYHAVALLRQMLGIGFEPATVSARTFTLPVVDPQTRAGWAEDLKVVDRSTTVATLDFGDRVGLYDYTDNQVRNPVRANRMVVRGTHGELVDDHLTRLAGPKTPLESDLRRLRTGEYLDFEAPDLYQIGDGAQVLYRNPYYGACLSEEDIAVGTVMERTGHWVRDNAEPPYPLASAAQDQLIALAIKESVRTGTEVRTDAEPWAR, from the coding sequence GTGAACGACCTGACGACACACCCGCACAAGCACGGACCGATCCGGTTCGGGGTGATCGGGAGCGGCTACCGGACAGGCGCGTTCGTCCGGATCGCCGAGCGGCTGCCGGACCGGTTCACCTGCGAGGGCGTCGTCACCCGGACCGAGGCACGGGCCGACGAGATCCTGGAGAATTGGCAGGTGCCGGCGTACACCGATCTGGGCACCTTCCTGGAACGGCATCCGGTGGACTTCATGATCACCTCGACACCGATCTCGGTGACCCCGGACGTGATCGCCGACCTGGTCGGTCGGGAGGTGCCGGTGCTGGCCGAGACGCCGCCGGCCAAGGACGTCGAGAGCCTGCGGTCGTTGTGGAGCACGGTCGGCGGTAGCGGCTTGGTGCAGGTCGCCGAGCAGTATCCGTTCGCACCGGGCAACGCGGCCCGGCGGGCGTTGCTGGACACCGACGTGCTCGGTCGGGTCACCTGGGCAGAGGTCTCCTCGACGCAGTGGTACCACGCGGTCGCGCTGCTGCGGCAGATGCTCGGCATCGGCTTCGAGCCGGCGACGGTCTCGGCACGGACGTTCACCCTGCCGGTGGTCGATCCGCAGACCCGGGCCGGCTGGGCCGAGGACCTGAAGGTCGTCGACCGGAGCACGACGGTGGCGACCCTGGACTTCGGCGACCGGGTCGGCCTCTACGACTACACCGACAACCAGGTCCGCAACCCGGTCCGGGCCAACCGGATGGTGGTCCGCGGCACCCACGGCGAGTTGGTCGACGACCATCTGACCCGGCTGGCGGGCCCGAAGACCCCGTTGGAGTCCGACCTGCGCCGGCTGCGGACCGGGGAGTACCTGGATTTCGAGGCGCCCGATCTCTATCAGATCGGTGACGGCGCTCAGGTGCTCTACCGCAACCCGTACTACGGCGCCTGCCTGTCGGAGGAGGACATCGCGGTCGGGACCGTGATGGAACGCACCGGGCATTGGGTCCGTGACAACGCCGAGCCGCCCTACCCGCTGGCTTCGGCCGCGCAGGACCAACTGATCGCACTGGCGATCAAGGAGTCCGTCCGGACCGGCACCGAGGTCCGTACCGACGCCGAGCCCTGGGCCCGCTGA
- a CDS encoding alpha/beta fold hydrolase has protein sequence MDARTRLVPPGSAETFVASGGGVFRVLRGESEGSGTPILLVHGGGSDNAAISWYRLIAEFARGRRVIAPDLPGFGYTAHVRLARSAAGMADQLAELLDRLQIDRVIVCGVSMGGEVVLQFALRHPERVEAVVAIAAGGLIEQWRGPLAHRLAWIGTLIPDPALIPMTALANRFVRSMINTMVRDPSTLPDVVVEEFAAEARRPRSGYAYSLYTRASIDRRRMTNNLLPRIHEIAAPTLLFHGADDPLVDPSGSKTAARLMPHARLDLVPDCGHWAQLEHHDRFLRTVTEFLVAPP, from the coding sequence ATGGACGCCCGTACGCGCCTTGTCCCTCCTGGGTCCGCCGAGACCTTCGTCGCGTCCGGCGGCGGTGTGTTCCGCGTACTGCGTGGGGAGTCAGAAGGATCCGGAACACCGATTCTGTTGGTGCATGGCGGTGGCTCGGACAACGCGGCCATCTCCTGGTACCGACTGATCGCGGAATTCGCGCGCGGCCGGCGGGTGATCGCACCTGACCTTCCCGGTTTCGGGTACACCGCTCATGTTCGGTTAGCGCGCTCGGCGGCCGGCATGGCCGATCAACTCGCCGAGTTGCTCGATCGACTTCAGATCGATCGCGTGATCGTCTGTGGCGTGTCGATGGGTGGCGAGGTCGTACTGCAGTTCGCGTTACGCCATCCGGAGCGGGTCGAGGCCGTGGTGGCGATCGCGGCGGGCGGCTTGATCGAGCAGTGGCGCGGCCCGCTGGCCCATCGGCTGGCCTGGATCGGGACGCTGATCCCCGATCCGGCGCTGATCCCGATGACAGCGCTGGCCAACCGGTTCGTCCGGTCCATGATCAACACCATGGTGCGAGACCCGAGCACTCTGCCCGATGTGGTGGTCGAGGAGTTCGCCGCCGAGGCTCGGCGGCCACGATCGGGTTACGCCTATTCGCTCTACACCCGTGCGAGTATCGATCGCCGGAGGATGACGAACAATCTGCTCCCGAGGATCCATGAGATCGCGGCGCCGACCTTGCTGTTCCACGGCGCCGACGACCCGCTGGTCGACCCGTCCGGGTCGAAGACCGCCGCCCGGCTGATGCCGCATGCCCGGCTGGACCTGGTGCCGGACTGCGGCCACTGGGCCCAGCTCGAACACCATGATCGTTTCCTTCGAACGGTGACCGAGTTCCTGGTCGCCCCGCCCTGA
- a CDS encoding alpha/beta fold hydrolase — MTKITTETLQVPGAALVYDIHRPDRPGDHPPLFVFGSPMGASGFAQLVEHFDDRVVITYDPRIAERSRLTDGGELSVETHADDLHRVVEATGLGPVDAFGSSGGASASLPWVIAHGDEIRTLVAHEPPLATLLEDGDVIAKINTDIVNTYQQHGFGPAMAKFLQLVSHQGIFTADYLEQPAPDPARFGLPTDDDGNRDDALLGHNMAMPPYTPDIVALQASGVRIVPAVGATSGAGMPRRGGEALAKLLGTTPVEFPGDHGGFVANEWAPNNNPAAFADKLREVVG; from the coding sequence ATGACCAAAATCACGACCGAGACATTGCAGGTACCCGGTGCGGCCCTGGTCTACGACATCCACCGGCCGGATCGGCCCGGTGATCATCCGCCGCTGTTCGTCTTCGGTTCCCCGATGGGTGCCTCCGGCTTTGCGCAGCTGGTCGAGCACTTCGACGACCGGGTGGTGATCACCTACGATCCGCGGATCGCCGAACGCAGCCGGCTGACCGACGGCGGCGAGCTGAGCGTCGAGACCCACGCTGATGATCTTCACCGGGTGGTCGAAGCCACCGGGCTCGGACCGGTCGACGCCTTCGGATCGAGTGGCGGCGCCTCGGCCTCGCTGCCCTGGGTGATCGCCCACGGCGACGAGATCCGCACCCTGGTCGCCCACGAACCTCCGCTGGCCACGCTGCTGGAGGACGGCGACGTGATCGCGAAGATCAATACCGACATCGTGAACACCTATCAGCAGCACGGCTTCGGTCCGGCGATGGCGAAGTTCCTGCAGCTGGTCAGCCATCAGGGCATCTTCACCGCCGACTACCTCGAGCAGCCCGCACCCGACCCGGCGCGGTTCGGACTGCCCACCGACGACGACGGCAACCGCGACGACGCACTACTCGGGCACAACATGGCGATGCCGCCGTACACGCCCGACATCGTCGCCCTGCAAGCATCCGGTGTCCGGATCGTTCCGGCCGTCGGGGCCACCAGCGGAGCCGGCATGCCCCGTCGCGGCGGCGAGGCACTCGCCAAGCTGCTCGGTACGACGCCGGTCGAGTTTCCCGGTGATCATGGCGGCTTCGTCGCCAACGAGTGGGCGCCGAACAACAACCCGGCAGCGTTCGCCGACAAGCTGCGGGAGGTCGTTGGTTAG
- a CDS encoding M15 family metallopeptidase, with amino-acid sequence MTNQQHVSARRRSSFLIAAAMITGALVAALGLQSWVSTASTTRPRPASLTLDQSLTDGREQVRPSRADAGADHRGPLGVEGGSVPAGATVFDDAIPAVANLDPDLLAALRRAASAARTDGVEFVVNSGWRSPAYQDHLLQEAIAKYGSAEEAARWVATADTSPHVAGKAIDLGPVDATPWLAEHGAAYGLCQIYRNEPWHYELRPEAVEQGCPAMYADPSQDPRMQK; translated from the coding sequence ATGACGAATCAGCAACATGTCTCAGCACGTCGGCGCAGCTCGTTCCTGATCGCCGCCGCTATGATCACCGGCGCGCTCGTCGCGGCCCTGGGGCTGCAGTCCTGGGTGAGCACGGCGTCGACGACCCGTCCCCGGCCGGCCTCCCTGACGCTCGACCAATCCTTGACCGACGGTCGCGAGCAGGTGCGGCCGTCCCGGGCCGATGCCGGCGCCGATCATCGCGGTCCGCTCGGCGTGGAGGGTGGCTCCGTACCGGCCGGAGCGACGGTGTTCGACGATGCGATCCCGGCGGTGGCCAACCTCGATCCCGACCTGCTGGCGGCGCTGCGTCGGGCCGCCTCCGCTGCCCGAACCGACGGGGTCGAGTTCGTCGTCAACAGCGGCTGGCGGTCGCCGGCGTACCAAGATCATCTCCTGCAGGAGGCGATCGCGAAGTACGGCTCCGCGGAGGAGGCGGCCCGCTGGGTTGCGACCGCGGACACCTCGCCGCACGTGGCGGGGAAGGCGATCGACCTCGGTCCGGTCGATGCCACCCCGTGGCTGGCCGAGCACGGCGCGGCGTACGGCCTGTGCCAGATCTACCGCAACGAACCGTGGCACTACGAACTGCGACCCGAGGCCGTCGAGCAGGGTTGTCCGGCGATGTACGCCGACCCGTCGCAGGATCCGCGGATGCAGAAGTAG
- a CDS encoding response regulator transcription factor: MRVLVVEDEPYMAEAVRDGLRLEAIAADIAGDGDTALEMLSINDYDIAVLDRDIPGPSGDEIARSIVASGSGMPILMLTAADRLNDKASGFELGADDYLTKPFALQELVLRLRALDRRRAHNRPPVREIAGLRVDPFRREVYRDGKYIALTRKQFAVLEVLVAAEGGVISAEELLERAWDENADPFTNAVRITVSALRKRLGEPGIIGTVAGVGYRIEADPVRDKAVRDEAERR, translated from the coding sequence ATGCGTGTGTTGGTCGTGGAAGATGAGCCCTACATGGCCGAGGCCGTCCGGGACGGGCTGCGGCTGGAGGCGATCGCGGCCGACATCGCCGGCGACGGGGACACCGCGCTGGAGATGCTGAGCATCAACGACTACGACATCGCGGTGCTCGACCGCGACATCCCGGGCCCGTCGGGCGACGAGATCGCCCGCAGCATCGTCGCCTCCGGCAGTGGGATGCCGATCCTGATGCTGACCGCCGCCGACCGGCTCAACGACAAAGCCTCCGGCTTCGAGCTCGGCGCCGACGACTACCTCACCAAACCGTTCGCGCTGCAGGAGCTCGTCCTGCGGCTCCGGGCGCTGGACCGACGACGCGCGCACAACCGCCCGCCCGTCCGGGAGATCGCCGGGTTGCGCGTCGACCCGTTCCGCCGCGAGGTGTATCGGGACGGCAAGTACATCGCGCTGACCCGCAAACAGTTCGCCGTCCTGGAGGTGCTGGTCGCCGCCGAGGGCGGTGTGATCAGCGCCGAGGAACTGCTCGAACGGGCCTGGGACGAAAACGCCGACCCGTTCACCAACGCCGTCCGGATCACGGTGTCGGCGCTGCGCAAGCGGCTCGGGGAGCCGGGCATCATCGGCACCGTCGCCGGCGTCGGCTACCGGATCGAGGCCGACCCCGTACGAGATAAGGCCGTACGAGATGAGGCCGAACGCCGATGA
- a CDS encoding sensor histidine kinase, translating into MSVRSKLTLSYAGFLMVAGFLLLSVVLVFLLRYVPAEINTPVSRREFPGGVEIGPPFIPNRYDLWRAFWPKAGIAMGVLLVFGLIGGWILAGRMLAPMNRIKHATRLAAEGSLAHRIQLEGHRDEFRDLADAFDVMLARLEAHDVEQQRFAANASHELRTPLAITQTLLDVARNDPGHDPAELVDRLHLVNDRAIELTEALLLLSRANQGAFTREPVDLSLIAEEATETLLPLAEKHQVSIETTGDVAPTTGSHALLLQLTTNLVQNAILHNVADHGTVWVNTVADAGAVVLTVQNTGEQLTPQLVSTLTEPFQRGTQRIRTDHAGVGLGLAIVKSITQAHAGSLDLTPRPDGGLRVTVWLPATPGGDDHQGTRTALG; encoded by the coding sequence ATGAGCGTTCGGTCCAAGCTCACCCTCAGCTACGCCGGCTTCCTGATGGTTGCCGGCTTCCTGCTGCTGTCGGTGGTGTTGGTGTTCCTGCTGCGCTACGTGCCCGCGGAGATCAACACACCGGTCAGCCGCCGGGAGTTTCCCGGCGGTGTTGAGATCGGGCCGCCATTCATCCCCAACCGCTACGACCTGTGGCGTGCCTTCTGGCCGAAGGCCGGCATCGCGATGGGCGTGCTGCTGGTGTTCGGGCTGATCGGTGGCTGGATCCTGGCCGGCCGGATGCTCGCCCCGATGAACCGGATCAAGCACGCCACCCGACTCGCCGCGGAAGGTTCGCTGGCGCATCGGATCCAGCTGGAGGGGCATCGCGACGAATTCCGTGATCTTGCCGACGCCTTCGACGTGATGCTCGCCCGGTTGGAGGCCCATGATGTCGAACAGCAACGGTTTGCGGCCAATGCGTCGCACGAACTCCGGACACCGTTGGCGATCACCCAGACCCTGCTCGATGTCGCCCGCAACGATCCGGGGCACGACCCTGCCGAGCTGGTCGACCGGCTGCATCTGGTCAACGACCGGGCGATCGAGCTGACCGAGGCGTTGCTGCTGCTCAGCCGCGCCAACCAGGGAGCGTTCACCCGCGAACCCGTCGACCTGTCGTTGATCGCCGAGGAAGCGACCGAGACGTTGCTGCCGCTGGCCGAGAAGCACCAGGTCAGCATCGAGACCACCGGCGACGTCGCACCGACCACCGGCTCCCACGCCTTGCTGCTGCAGCTGACCACCAACCTGGTGCAGAACGCGATCCTGCACAACGTTGCTGATCATGGAACGGTGTGGGTCAACACCGTCGCCGATGCCGGCGCCGTGGTGCTGACCGTGCAGAACACCGGCGAACAGCTCACCCCGCAACTGGTGTCCACTCTCACCGAACCGTTCCAGCGTGGCACCCAGCGGATCCGGACCGATCATGCCGGTGTCGGACTCGGGCTGGCGATCGTGAAGAGCATCACCCAGGCCCACGCCGGCAGCCTGGACCTGACCCCACGTCCCGACGGCGGGCTGCGGGTGACGGTCTGGCTGCCCGCGACTCCCGGCGGCGATGATCATCAGGGGACGCGGACCGCGCTCGGTTGA
- a CDS encoding UDP-N-acetylglucosamine--N-acetylmuramyl-(pentapeptide) pyrophosphoryl-undecaprenol N-acetylglucosamine transferase: MTGPRVVVAGGHSAGHIEPMINFADALRELDPAAEVTALGTVRGLDTTLIPARGYPLELIPPVPLSRKLDRELLRTPGRLRAAVRAVGGVLDAVRAEAVVGFGGYVAAPAYLAARRRRLPIFVHEANALPGVANKMATRITKHVYTAAPNAWLPHATPIGIPLRPAITGLDRAAVRAAARERYGLRPDGPALMVTGGSQGARSINTAVSNAAEALRTAGIQVLHITGPENSIDPPQRDVTDPPYVVVGYVEEMHHAYAAADLVICRSGAMTCAELAAVGLPAAFVPLPLRGGEQRLNAEPVVAAGGALIIDDADLDAAWVESALIPVLSSPERIAAMSAHASAAGSPDAGKVLARHVLRAVGHSISKAD; this comes from the coding sequence GTGACCGGGCCCCGTGTTGTGGTGGCCGGCGGGCATTCCGCCGGCCACATCGAACCCATGATCAACTTCGCCGACGCCCTGCGCGAACTTGACCCGGCGGCCGAGGTCACCGCCCTGGGCACCGTACGCGGGCTGGACACCACGCTGATCCCGGCCCGCGGTTACCCGCTGGAGCTGATCCCGCCGGTGCCGTTGTCCCGCAAGCTGGATCGCGAACTGCTGCGGACCCCGGGCCGGCTCCGCGCCGCGGTTCGTGCCGTGGGGGGCGTGCTGGACGCCGTACGGGCCGAAGCGGTGGTCGGGTTCGGCGGCTATGTCGCCGCCCCGGCCTACCTGGCTGCCCGCCGTCGTCGGTTGCCGATCTTCGTGCACGAGGCCAACGCACTGCCGGGGGTGGCCAACAAGATGGCGACCCGGATCACCAAGCATGTCTACACTGCCGCGCCGAATGCCTGGCTGCCGCATGCGACGCCGATCGGGATCCCGCTCCGGCCGGCGATCACCGGCCTGGACCGCGCTGCCGTGCGTGCCGCCGCTCGGGAACGGTACGGGCTGCGCCCCGACGGCCCGGCCCTGATGGTCACCGGAGGCTCGCAAGGAGCCCGGTCGATCAACACCGCGGTGTCCAATGCGGCCGAGGCGCTGCGAACGGCCGGCATCCAGGTGCTGCACATCACCGGTCCGGAGAACAGCATCGACCCACCGCAGCGTGACGTCACCGATCCGCCGTACGTCGTGGTCGGCTATGTCGAGGAGATGCATCACGCTTACGCGGCGGCCGATCTGGTGATCTGTCGTTCGGGTGCGATGACCTGCGCCGAGCTGGCTGCCGTCGGACTGCCGGCGGCGTTCGTCCCGCTGCCGTTGCGTGGCGGCGAGCAGCGGTTGAACGCCGAGCCGGTGGTCGCCGCCGGTGGAGCGCTGATCATCGACGACGCCGATCTTGATGCCGCCTGGGTCGAAAGCGCTCTGATCCCGGTGCTGTCCTCACCGGAACGGATCGCGGCGATGTCCGCCCACGCCTCCGCTGCGGGTTCGCCGGACGCGGGCAAGGTCCTGGCCCGGCACGTCCTCAGGGCTGTCGGGCACTCGATATCGAAAGCGGATTGA
- the vanX gene encoding D-Ala-D-Ala dipeptidase VanX, with protein sequence MKDDFVFVDDFVAGIRWDAKYATWDNFTGRPVDGYGVNRIVGTRALCAALEWAREDAASLGYGLLLWDGYRPQRAVDRFLHWSEQAEDGRTKTRHYPNIDRAEMVAQGYVATKSGHSRGSTVDLTLFHLDTGELVSMGSGHDFMDPTAHHEAQGIGRQQANGRRQLRVIMESCGFRSYDCEWWHYTLQREPYPDTYFDFPIN encoded by the coding sequence ATGAAGGATGACTTCGTCTTCGTCGACGATTTCGTCGCCGGCATCCGCTGGGACGCCAAGTACGCCACCTGGGACAACTTCACCGGCCGGCCGGTCGACGGCTACGGCGTCAACCGGATCGTCGGCACCAGGGCGCTGTGCGCCGCATTGGAATGGGCGCGGGAGGACGCCGCCTCGTTGGGCTACGGACTGCTGCTCTGGGACGGCTATCGTCCACAACGGGCAGTCGACCGTTTCCTGCACTGGTCCGAACAGGCCGAGGACGGCCGGACCAAGACCCGGCACTACCCCAACATCGACAGGGCCGAGATGGTCGCCCAGGGCTATGTGGCGACGAAGTCCGGACACAGTCGCGGCAGCACGGTCGATCTGACGCTGTTCCACCTGGACACCGGGGAACTGGTCTCGATGGGCAGCGGCCACGACTTCATGGATCCGACCGCACACCACGAGGCGCAGGGGATCGGCCGACAGCAGGCGAACGGCCGCCGGCAGCTTCGCGTGATCATGGAAAGCTGCGGCTTCCGGTCCTACGACTGCGAGTGGTGGCACTACACCTTGCAACGCGAGCCGTACCCCGACACCTACTTCGACTTCCCGATCAACTGA
- the vanA gene encoding D-alanine--(R)-lactate ligase — protein MARLKLGIIFGGVSEEHAISVKSAREVAAQLDSTRYQPFFIKIGTDGGWRLCDGPDDQQPGSTVTLSPDRGVHGLVILERGRYRSVRLDVVLPVLHGKLGEDGAIQGLLEIAGIPYVGCGIQSSALCMDKSLAYTVVRSAGIATPDFRVLAAGEDPDPERLDYPVFVKPARSGSSFGVSKVSHPEELSTAVKTARQYDCTVLIEAAVIGSEVGCAVLGNGTDLIVGEVDRIALSHGFFRIHQEDAPEIGSENSTPIVPADIAPRTRALVQRTAQAIYRALGCRGLARVDMFLTADGSIILNEVNTLPGLTSYSRYPRMMAAAGLSLGDIIDRTIALALAADQGEVRHDEG, from the coding sequence ATGGCTAGATTGAAGCTCGGGATCATTTTTGGAGGCGTGTCCGAGGAACACGCCATCTCGGTCAAGTCGGCGCGCGAGGTCGCCGCGCAGCTGGACAGCACCCGATACCAGCCGTTCTTCATCAAGATCGGCACCGACGGCGGCTGGCGGCTGTGCGACGGACCGGACGATCAACAGCCTGGCAGCACCGTGACGCTGTCGCCCGACCGAGGCGTTCACGGTCTGGTGATCTTGGAGCGGGGCCGCTACCGGTCGGTCAGGCTGGATGTCGTGTTACCGGTGCTGCACGGCAAGCTGGGGGAGGACGGAGCGATCCAGGGACTGCTGGAGATCGCTGGGATTCCCTATGTAGGTTGCGGTATCCAGAGCTCTGCTTTGTGCATGGACAAGTCGTTGGCCTACACCGTGGTGCGCAGTGCGGGCATCGCGACGCCGGATTTCCGGGTGCTGGCCGCCGGCGAGGATCCCGATCCCGAGCGCTTGGACTATCCGGTGTTCGTCAAGCCGGCCCGATCGGGATCGTCCTTCGGCGTCAGCAAGGTCAGCCACCCCGAGGAGTTGTCGACCGCGGTGAAGACGGCCCGACAGTACGACTGCACGGTGCTGATCGAGGCGGCCGTGATCGGCAGCGAGGTCGGTTGCGCCGTGCTCGGCAACGGCACCGACCTGATCGTGGGCGAGGTCGACCGGATCGCCTTGTCCCACGGCTTCTTCCGGATCCATCAGGAGGACGCTCCGGAGATCGGGTCGGAGAACTCCACGCCGATCGTGCCAGCCGACATCGCACCGCGGACCCGGGCACTGGTCCAGCGGACCGCGCAGGCGATCTATCGCGCGCTCGGTTGTCGTGGACTGGCCCGGGTCGATATGTTCCTCACCGCCGACGGATCGATCATCCTCAACGAGGTGAACACGCTGCCCGGACTGACCAGTTACAGCCGCTATCCGCGGATGATGGCGGCCGCCGGACTGTCGCTGGGCGACATCATCGATCGGACGATCGCACTGGCGTTGGCGGCTGATCAGGGCGAGGTCCGGCACGATGAAGGATGA
- a CDS encoding NAD(P)-dependent oxidoreductase — MSFSQPELTVSRRARPPVTPARATSTIAVTIYGCDPEEAARFRAAAPRFGVLPVITAVAPSEATSDLAIGSRCVSIGHKTTIDSRTLRCFRNAGVRYISTRSIGYNHIDVDDAAELGITVQNVTYSPDSVADYTLMLILMAIRHAKSMIRRTDAFDYRLGATRGRELRDLTVGVIGAGRIGSAVIDRLRGFGCRILVHDNHPSGHEQPGLDQLLQRSDVITLHTPLTAQTHHLLDRRRLARTKPGAIVVNTGRGALIDSAALLDRLRDGRLAGAALDVVEEEGGVFYTDCRDRPPRGAALRRLQGMPNVLISPHSAYYTDHALDDIVEHTLINCRNFGGGPHHG; from the coding sequence ATGAGCTTCAGCCAACCAGAACTGACGGTGAGCCGCCGGGCCCGACCGCCGGTGACGCCGGCCCGGGCGACGTCGACGATCGCGGTCACGATCTACGGCTGCGACCCCGAGGAGGCGGCACGGTTCCGGGCGGCGGCGCCCCGCTTCGGCGTGCTGCCGGTGATCACCGCGGTCGCGCCGTCGGAGGCCACCAGTGACCTGGCGATCGGCAGCCGTTGCGTCAGCATCGGGCACAAGACCACGATCGACAGCCGCACCCTGCGGTGTTTCCGCAACGCTGGTGTGCGATACATCTCCACCCGGAGCATCGGCTACAACCACATCGACGTCGACGACGCGGCCGAGCTCGGGATCACCGTGCAGAATGTGACCTACTCACCGGACAGCGTCGCCGACTACACCCTGATGCTGATCTTGATGGCAATCCGGCACGCGAAGTCGATGATTCGTCGCACCGATGCCTTCGACTACCGACTCGGCGCCACGCGGGGACGGGAGCTACGAGATCTGACGGTCGGCGTGATCGGTGCCGGTCGGATCGGATCCGCGGTGATCGACCGGCTGCGCGGCTTCGGTTGCCGGATCCTCGTCCACGACAACCATCCGAGTGGCCACGAGCAACCCGGCCTTGATCAACTCCTGCAGCGCAGTGACGTCATCACCCTGCACACACCGCTGACGGCGCAGACCCACCACCTGCTCGATCGGCGACGCCTGGCCCGGACGAAGCCCGGGGCTATCGTCGTCAACACCGGCCGCGGGGCACTGATCGACTCCGCCGCCCTGCTCGACCGTCTGCGCGATGGTCGGCTGGCCGGCGCCGCCCTCGATGTCGTCGAGGAGGAAGGCGGCGTCTTCTACACCGACTGCCGCGACAGGCCGCCGCGCGGCGCTGCGCTCCGGCGGCTGCAGGGGATGCCGAACGTGCTGATCAGTCCGCACTCCGCGTACTACACCGACCACGCCCTTGACGACATCGTCGAACACACCTTGATCAACTGCAGGAACTTCGGAGGCGGACCACATCATGGCTAG
- a CDS encoding UDP-N-acetylmuramoyl-tripeptide--D-alanyl-D-alanine ligase, with protein MTLPLTVGEIAAVVDGSTVGDPAVVVSAPAVLDGRQARPGGLFVAFVGDRVDGHDYSDQAGRAGAVAVLGSRPTALPTVVVADTEAALQRLAAHVVGRLRGGLTVAALTGSQGKTSTKDLLAAVLSGSAPTTATIGSLNNELGVPLTMLRADASTRYLVLELGARRVGDIAHLTDLVAPDVGVVLNVGQAHLGGFGSRAAIARAKGELVQGLAPRGTAVLNADDPRVIAMRALTDGAVLTFGRADHADVRIADLVLDRLGRPSFRLSADGTSVPVTLPLVGAHQAHNAAAAAAAGLAVGVPLVEAAAALSTATVSKWRLELRDLGGGVTLLNDSFNSNPDSARAAVDALATLDGRRRIAVLGEMLELGADSDTEHRAVGAYAAARADLVVTVGNSRPIADGAGPQAVRLADNAAAIDWLRRTVTAGDVVLIKASREAHLEEVAAALEQDHVVDRDAVRP; from the coding sequence ATGACTCTTCCCCTCACCGTCGGCGAGATCGCCGCCGTCGTCGACGGCTCGACGGTCGGCGATCCGGCGGTTGTGGTGTCCGCTCCGGCGGTCCTGGACGGTCGGCAGGCCCGCCCGGGCGGCCTGTTCGTGGCGTTCGTCGGCGACCGCGTCGACGGCCACGACTACTCCGATCAAGCCGGTCGAGCCGGCGCCGTCGCGGTGCTCGGTTCGCGGCCGACCGCACTGCCGACCGTCGTCGTTGCCGACACCGAGGCGGCGTTGCAGAGGTTGGCCGCGCACGTTGTCGGCCGACTCCGCGGCGGCTTGACGGTCGCCGCACTGACCGGGTCCCAGGGCAAGACCAGCACCAAGGACCTGCTGGCGGCCGTGCTGTCCGGCAGTGCGCCCACGACGGCGACGATCGGATCGCTGAACAACGAACTCGGAGTGCCGTTGACGATGCTGCGCGCCGACGCGTCGACCCGCTACCTGGTCCTCGAGTTGGGTGCCCGCCGGGTCGGTGACATCGCCCATCTCACCGACCTGGTGGCACCCGACGTGGGTGTCGTCCTCAACGTCGGCCAGGCCCACCTGGGAGGCTTCGGGTCACGGGCCGCGATCGCCCGGGCCAAGGGTGAACTGGTGCAGGGACTGGCCCCACGAGGAACGGCGGTGCTCAATGCCGACGACCCGCGGGTGATCGCGATGCGAGCCTTGACCGACGGGGCGGTGCTGACCTTCGGCCGAGCCGACCATGCTGACGTCCGGATCGCGGACCTGGTGCTGGATCGGCTGGGTCGACCGTCGTTCAGGCTGTCGGCCGACGGCACGTCGGTGCCGGTGACGCTACCGCTTGTCGGCGCCCATCAGGCACATAACGCCGCAGCGGCCGCAGCGGCCGGGCTGGCTGTCGGCGTACCGCTGGTCGAGGCGGCAGCGGCACTGTCCACCGCGACGGTGTCGAAGTGGCGGCTCGAGCTCCGTGATCTTGGTGGTGGCGTGACGTTGCTGAACGATTCGTTCAATTCCAATCCCGACTCGGCGCGGGCAGCGGTGGACGCGCTCGCCACCCTCGACGGCCGACGACGGATCGCCGTGCTCGGCGAGATGCTCGAGCTCGGCGCCGACAGCGACACCGAACACCGGGCGGTCGGCGCGTACGCAGCCGCACGGGCCGACCTGGTGGTGACGGTCGGCAACAGCCGGCCGATCGCCGACGGCGCCGGTCCGCAAGCCGTCAGGCTGGCGGACAACGCGGCCGCCATCGATTGGCTGCGACGCACGGTCACCGCCGGCGACGTCGTCCTGATCAAGGCCTCCCGGGAGGCACACCTGGAGGAGGTCGCCGCAGCCCTGGAGCAGGATCATGTCGTTGATCGGGACGCGGTCCGTCCGTGA